The Triplophysa rosa linkage group LG3, Trosa_1v2, whole genome shotgun sequence genome has a segment encoding these proteins:
- the prnprs3 gene encoding prion protein, related sequence 3, which translates to MGRLTVLLLCMALVVSNVAKRGGGSKGGFGLGKTSSSNNKGGTSSSSGKSGSSNTKGSSSGTHSSTGNYPRQPQVPNQNPPPYPGAGGGYPGQGRYPAAGSNPGQGYPNQGSYPGRNPAQGGYPAQGGYPAQGGNPAQGGYPGQGGYPAQGGYPGQGGYPAQGNYPGRSGYPGQGGYPAQGGYPGGAGSYPNRYPGQAGGNPYPGGGSYPGYPVRGGAGSYPNQYGGGAVRPGAGAYPGAAQYPYWNPNNKIMSPGYGGNYGAYGAGRSPFAQSVQGMGMGPSIQSKGFGKQAIMAAGAGAVAGMALGYGLGSFPRPRFNFHNPQEEYYYNNYMYRRYGQTPSDRNVNEDTNSQGHRPGGSGTGSSTSGQQNNNNPHDIFQNPPPQSYDRFMDNCMKRKDLLREKRDVRSRRSPDLSEPQAAPGGEVTVEVNDPVVAQEDASSSNSTFETSTIVTSKPPETPSQPQKQVGEEAKDDDDTVSIVEIGYPALIEQMKARRCVELYMVYAEQHAAKQVQSRSEEQTYSGSGDLFGPLGHRVILLSVIFSSLLFGHF; encoded by the coding sequence aTGGGTCGTCTAACAGTACTGTTACTCTGTATGGCTCTTGTAGTCTCAAATGTGGCCAAACGAGGAGGTGGGAGTAAAGGTGGGTTTGGCTTGGGCAAGAccagcagcagcaacaacaaaggAGGAACCAGCAGCAGCAGTGGAAAGAGTGGCAGCAGCAATACTAAAGGATCCTCATCTGGGACACACTCGTCCACAGGAAACTATCCTCGACAACCTCAAGTACCAAACCAAAATCCTCCCCCCTACCCTGGAGCTGGAGGCGGGTACCCTGGCCAAGGCAGGTACCCAGCGGCAGGTTCTAATCCAGGTCAAGGCTATCCTAACCAAGGTAGCTACCCGGGGCGTAATCCAGCGCAAGGTGGTTATCCAGCTCAGGGGGGCTACCCCGCTCAAGGTGGTAACCCTGCTCAAGGTGGTTATCCGGGACAAGGTGGTTACCCAGCACAAGGTGGCTATCCGGGACAAGGGGGTTACCCAGCACAAGGTAACTACCCAGGGCGCAGTGGTTACCCAGGACAAGGTGGTTACCCAGCACAAGGAGGCTACCCAGGGGGTGCAGGTTCTTACCCCAACAGGTACCCTGGACAAGCAGGAGGAAACCCTTACCCAGGTGGAGGCTCTTATCCAGGATATCCAGTCCGAGGAGGAGCAGGTTCCTACCCTAACCAGTATGGTGGTGGTGCAGTAAGACCAGGAGCAGGTGCATACCCAGGAGCAGCCCAGTACCCCTACTGGAACCCCAATAACAAAATCATGAGCCCAGGTTATGGTGGTAACTACGGTGCTTACGGCGCTGGCAGATCACCCTTTGCCCAGTCTGTGCAGGGCATGGGTATGGGCCCTTCTATCCAATCAAAAGGGTTTGGGAAACAGGCAATTATGGCTGCTGGAGCCGGAGCAGTGGCTGGGATGGCTCTGGGCTACGGTCTTGGAAGTTTCCCCCGTCCTCGTTTTAATTTCCACAACCCGCAGGAGGAATATTACTATAATAACTACATGTACAGACGCTATGGTCAGACACCCTCTGATAGAAATGTAAATGAGGACACCAACTCTCAAGGTCACAGACCAGGTGGTTCTGGAACTGGCAGTTCAACCTCTGGgcaacaaaataacaataaccCTCATGATATCTTCCAGAATCCTCCACCTCAGTCCTATGATAGGTTCATGGACAACTGTATGAAAAGAAAAGACTTACTGCGAGAGAAACGGGACGTAAGATCAAGAAGATCCCCAGATCTTTCAGAGCCCCAAGCGGCACCAGGTGGCGAAGTTACTGTTGAAGTCAATGATCCAGTTGTTGCTCAAGAAGATGCTTCAAGCAGCAACAGTACATTTGAAACCAGTACAATTGTGACCTCCAAACCACCTGAAACACCCAGTCAACCTCAGAAGCAAGTAGGAGAGGAAGCTAAGGATGACGACGATACTGTTAGCATTGTGGAGATTGGCTATCCAGCACTGATTGAGCAAATGAAAGCACGCCGTTGTGTAGAGCTTTACATGGTTTATGCAGAACAGCATGCAGCCAAACAGGTGCAAAGTCGTAGTGAGGAACAAACCTACAGCGGGAGTGGTGACCTGTTTGGACCTCTTGGCCACAGAGTAATCCTTCTGTCTGTTATCTTCAGTTCTCTTTTATTTGGACATTTCTAA